ATAGATGTCGGCGGCCGGCCCGACTTTCTCGCCTGTTGACTGCTCCGGGCTCATGTAGACGGGTGTGCCCACGGCCATGCCCGTCTGCGTGAGCTTCTGTGCATCCCCTTCAGTGGCCGCGCGCGCGATGCCGAAATCGGCCACCAACGCGTGTCCGCTCTCGAGGAGCAGAATATTTTCTGGCTTCACGTCGCGATGCACGACTTCCTGCGCGTGCGCGTAGCCCAACGCATCGGCGACTTCGCGAATGATGCGTACCGCCTCGGCGACCGGAAGTTGTCCTTCGCGATTCAACCGGTCGCGCACCGATTCGCCCTTCACGAACGGCATCACATAATACAAGAGGCCGTTGGCGCTGCCCGACTCGTAGCAGCCCAGAATGTGCGGATGCTGAAGACGTGACGCGATCTTGATTTCGCGTTCGAAGCGATCGGCGCCGATCGTGGCGGACAGGTCGGGGTTGAGCACCTTGATCGCGACCTCGCGATCCTCCCGCAGGTCGCGCGCGAGATATACGGTCGCCATCCCGCCGCGCCCGAGCTCCCGCTCCACCCGGTAGGTGCCATCCAGATGCGTCTGGAGTGTTTCGAGAATATCAGCCACTGTTGGAGCGAGAGGATACGGCGTGACCGATTCGTCGACACTATCGGCACAGCTCTGCGTATTTCACGACAAGATACGGCCCAACGGTGATCTGCGCGACGTAATAAGTATCAGGTGGGTGGCACTCCATACTAATTCAGCCATGAAGATGAAGAGAGGGACATGAGCGCAGGCGTTACGCCGGTCGTATCGCGCAGTATGGTTGTGCTCGCTGCAGCCGTGGCGCTTGGTCACGTCTTCGTGAATGTGATCAGCCCGTTCGAATTCCATCGCGACGAGTTTCTGTACCTGGCGATGGGCGAGCATCTGCGGCTGTGGCGCATGGACTTTCCCCCGTTCATCGCCATCGTCGCGCGTGTATCGCGGGCGCTGTTCGGGGATTCGCTGACGGCAATTCGCCTGGCGCCGGCATTGGCGAGTGCGCTGATCGTGCTGCTGACGGGAGTGGCGTCGTCGGTGACGGTCGAGCTCGTGGCTGCGGCCGATAGCGGCCTCGAACGCGAACGAGCGCGCGCATTTTCGTGGGTGCCGTGGTTGGCGATGATCGCCGTGATCACGTCGCCGGTGTTCCTGCGTCCGGGCAATCTCTTTCAGCCGGTCGTGTTCGATCAGCTGTGGTGGACAGCGGCGTTGTTGGCGCTGCTCATGCGAGCGCATACGCGCGATATACGGTGGTGGATCGCCATCGGCGCGGCGCTGGGACTCGGCTTGCTCACCAAATTCAGCATCGCCTTCATCGGCGTGGGCATTGTGGCCGGGACCCTGTTCACGCCGACGCGGCGTGATCTGCTGACCCGATGGCCGTGGCTGGCGCTGCTGCTGGCGCTCGCCATCGGCAGTCCGTCGCTGGTGGGGCAGTGGCTCCTCGCATTTCCGATTCGCTGGCAGATGCGAGATCTGCAAGCGGAGCAACTGGGCGTGCGCTCACCACTGGCCTTCTTCGCCGAGCAGCCGGGACTCGTGGGACCGGCCATGCTGTTGGCGCTCGCGGGACTCGTCTGGTTGCTCTTGGCGCGCGCCGCCGCGCCGATGCGGGCGGTTGGTATCGCGGTCGTGACCAGTTGGCTCCTGCTATCATTGAATCACGGCAAGGCCTACTACGGTGCGCCCGTGTATCCGATGCTGTTTGCTGCCGGTGCACTGGCGATCGCGGTGGCGCTGCCGGAGTGGCGGGCCGGATCACATTCGATGTGGCGCAAGCGGATCGCATTCTCGATCGGTGCGATCATGCTGCTGCTCTGGCCAGTCGCGTTGCCGATTGCGCTGCCGATCTTGAGCCCCGAGCGAACGGCGCGATACATCGCGTGGCTCGGCGTGAGCGGGTCGACGACGACGAACTACGGCACGACGCTGGAACTCCCGCAGGACTTCGCCGATATGCTCGGCTGGCACTCCATGGTCGTCGCGCTGGCGAACGAGTGGCGCGCGATGCCCGAACAGGATCGCGCCGACGCCGTGGTGCTCGCTGGCAGTTATGGTCGTGCTGGAGCCATCGACTTCTACGGCCCGCGCTACGGGCTCCCGCGCGTCGTGAGTCCGGCTGGGAGTTACTGGTTCTTCGGCCCCGGCACCAAGCCAGGGCGTATCGTGCTCGCCTTGGGCCTGTCGAAGGCCGAGCTCGAGCCGTTCATGACGCAGTGTGATGAACGGCGCCTCATCGGAACACCGCTTGGTGTGGAGGAAGAACGAGCGGTTCCGATCACGCGCTGCATTGGACCAAAGTCCCCACTGCAAATGCTCTGGCCGGCACTCGATCCGTCCCACGAATGACTATCGTTCGAGATGACGAACACAACCGCTGACGACCGCCCTGCGAGTGAGCTCATAATCCGCACAGCGACGGTGACCGACGCCGAGGCATTGTCGGAATTCGCGGCGCGTGTCTTTCATGACACGTTTGCGCCAGACAATGACCCGATGGACTTGCAGGCGTATCTCAGCGATGCGTTCACGCCGGAGAAACAAGCAGCGGAGATTGCGGACGCCGCGTGCGTCTGTCTGGTCGCCGACATGGGTGGCGTGTTCGCGGGATACGCGCTGCTGCGCATCGGTGCGCGGGATCCGATCGCGTCGAGGTCCAACGTCGGCGCGCCGTCGGTGGAGCTGCAGCGCTTCTATGTCGGCCACGCGTGGCACGGCCAAGGCATCGCGCCGCGATTGATGGCGGCGTGCGTCGGCGCGGCGCGTACCGCCGGTGGTGCGACGCTGTGGCTGGGCGTGTGGGAGCGGAATGCGCGGGCGATCCGCTTCTACGCGAAACAGGGCTTCACCGACATCGGCTCACAAGAGTTCCGACTTGGCAGCGACCTGCAGACCGACCGCGTGATGTCGCGGTCGGTGGTGAACCTCGACGATGTGAGCGCTTAGCCGCGCTTGCGCTGAGGGACGGGGGCAGTCGGGACGTCCATCTCGGTGGTCAGGTGTCCCGCGCCGCGATGACACATCACGCAGGTCGTCTTCGGACGCGGATCGTCGAGCTCTTTCACCTTCGCGATGTACTTGGCGTCGATGTCGCGCTGCATCTTCACCATCTGCAGCGCGATGATCTTGTCCTTCCGCGCGTCGCTGGCGTAGTCCTTGTTGTCCATGTGACAGCCGGTGCAATTGACACCCAAACCGCGACCGAACTGTTCGTCCATCATGGTGACGAACTCCTTCGCGGGCATCGTCTTGTGCAGCTTCACGTTCTTGAAGACCGTGCCCGCCGGTTCGTTCTCGCGGCCCACCAGCGTCGCCATCAGCTCGGCCACCGCTTCACGGCGCAGCGTATCGAGCTTCATTGGCGTGGGTGGCACCCGACGAGGGCCCTGCGGACGAGGGGCAGCACCTTGCGCCGAGGCGATGGGGCGCGCTTCCTGAACCGCGCCTTCCTGCGCGCTACGGGCACACGCGACGGCCGACCCGAGCAGCGCTACCGACATCACGACCCACGAACGCATACGGCCTCCAAGGCTCCACGCGAAGTACAACCAACTGAGTTCCGTAAATGTACGTAGTGGTCTGACGTGCCGCTTCGCCGGTCGTGAACGCGGGCTATCGCTTTTTGGCGAGGATAGTTCCTCGGCACGTGATCGCTCCGCAGAAGCAGGGGAACCGCTTCTTGGCCGCCGGCGTGTGGCGCTCAGGCAGGATGTAGGCGTAGTCGTAGACCAACTCCTCGCCGACTTCGATGTCGTGGATCGCGTCGATCCAGATCCGGCCGTCGTCGAATACCGCGTCACAGTTCGGGGCGCACGAGTGATTCAGGAACCGCGCCTCGTTGCCGTTAACGGCGGCATCGACGACCACCTCGTCGTCGATCGCAAAGAGATAGGTGTGGTGACGCTCCCCGATCACGTCTGGGTAGCGCGCCTCCGCCGCTTCCGGCGTCAGCCGCTCGCCGGCGTACTCAACAATACGGGTGCCGGCGGCGATTGGGCGGGTCGCGTAGCCCCCGAAACCCTGAATCGGGGAGTGCCGGACCTCGAACGGAAGTGATGTATCGGTCATGATGACTGACAATCTCACCTATTTCGCACACCGAAACCACATCTCGGCGCCAGAATAGGATAGATTTCGGATCTCAAAGGAGACTTGACATATGAAACAGCCGGACGAGCGCGATGTCGCCGCACGGAACAGCGAGCGCGACGTCAGCGAAACCGGATTCGCGGCCCTCGGACTCGACCCCCGCATTGCCTCAGCGCTTGCTGCGCTAGGCTACGAAGAACCGACACCTGTTCAGCGTGCCGCTATTCCGCCACTGCTGGAAGGACGTGATGTATTGGCCCAGGCGGCCACCGGTACCGGCAAGACCGCGGCGTTCGCGCTGCCGTTGCTGAGCCGAGTGAATACGAGCGCGAAGGGCGCCGAGCGCACGTCCGCGCTCATCCTTGTGCCAACGCGCGAACTCGCCATGCAAGTGGCGGAAGCCGTCCACCGCTACGGCAAGCCGATGGGCGTGAGCGCGCTGGCCGTCTACGGCGGCTCCTCGATGGAGATGCAGGTCCGCGCCCTCAAGCGCGGCGTGGACGTCGTGATCGCGACGCCGGGACGTGCGCTCGATCATATCCGTCGTCACACGCTGCAAATGACGTCGCTCAAGACCGTCGTGCTGGACGAGGCCGACGAGATGCTCGACATGGGCTTCGCGGAAGATCTCGAGGCGATTCTCGAGGCCACGCCGAAGTCGCGTCAGACGGCGTTGTTTTCGGCCACGCTCCCGCCGCGCATCGCCAGCATCGCCAAGCGTCAGCTGCGCGATCCCGTGCTCGTCACGATCGATCGCGAGGTCGTACCCGACGGCGAAGCTGCCCGCGTGCGTCAGGTCGCCTACATCGTGCCGCGCGCCCACAAGATGACGGCCCTCGCGCGCGTGCTCGACATCGAGCAGCCCACGAGTGCGATCGTGTTCTGCCGTACGCGCACTGAAGTGGACGAGCTCAGTGAAACGCTGATGGCGCGTGGTCTGCGCGCCGACGCGCTGCACGGTGGATTGAGCCAGGATCAGCGCGATCGCGTGATGACGAAGTTCCGCACGAAGAAGACCGACTTGCTCATCGCGACAGATGTCGCGGCGCGTGGTCTCGACGTGAAGCACGTGTCGCACGTGGTGAACTTCGACGTGCCGGCCGACGCCGAGTCGTACGTGCACCGCATCGGCCGCACGGGTCGGGCCGGTCGCGAGGGTGTCGCGATCACGCTAGCCGAGCCGCGCGAACATCGGTTGCTGCGCAATATCGAACGCATGACGAGTCAGCGGATCGAGATCGCGCAGGTGCCGACGGTCGACGATCTTCGCGCGCATCGGTTGGAGTTGGTACGGACGACGCTGCGCGAGACGATCATGGAAGGCGGTCTCGACAAGTTCCGCGGCATCGTGGAGTCGTTGGCTGGTGAGTTCGACGTGATGGATATCGCCGCCGCCGCCGTGAAGCTGTTCGATTCGAACGACGAGACGGACGAGCCGGATATTCCGGCCGTGCAGCCGCGCACGGACGATCGCGGCTCGCGCGACAACAGCCGTGGCCGTGAGGGTGCGCGCGACAGCGCACGTGAAGGTGGCCGTCCGAGCCGCGGTGGCGAAGAGGAAGCACCTCGCGGCGCCAAGGCCGCCAAGCGTTCGAAGCCGGAATGGAGCGTAGCGCGGTTGTGGGTCGGTGCCGGTCGCAAGCTCAAGATGCGTCCGGGCGATCTCGTCGGCGCGATCGCGAACGAGGTCGGGATCGATGCTAGCGTGATCGGCGCGATTCAGATTGCCGACGGATACAGCACGGTCGAGGTTCCTGAGGAAATCGCCGAGGATATCATCACGGCGCTGCGGAACACGACGATCAAGGGCAAGAAGGTGTTGGTGCGTCGCGATCGGATGCGCTAGCGCACGTCGGCCGAAACTGCCAGAACACGGAGACCACGGATTTTTACGGAACCAACACAGATAGGCAACGAGCGCGTCTTGCTTATCTGTGGCCGTTTCGGTGCGATCCGTGGTCTCCGTGTTCTGGCCGTTGCTGTTTCATTTGTAGTTGCTGTTCGCCCGAGCAACCCACCTATTTCCCGATGCAGAACTCGAGGAATACCCGGTCCAACACATTCTCGGTTTCGACAATTCCGACGAGATCGGACAGGGACTCGCTCGCCGAGTAGCGATGCACTGCAGAAACGTAGTTGAGAGGCCGGCCAACGAGCGATCGATGGTCGGCCTCTCTTACGCTACAACTTCGGTGGCATCGATCCCGCTTCCGCGCGCGCGAGCTCGCGGTCGCGGCTGGTGTTCAGCAAGCGGTGCGCGGTGGTGCCGGTGATCAGTCGCACGCCGCGCTGATACGTGATGTACTGAAAAGCCCACTGTACGAACACGGTGATGCGATTGCGGAATCCGGCGAGATACAGGATGTGAATGAAGAGCCAGGCGAGCCACGCGATGTTGCCCTGCAGCTTCACGGCACCGATGGAGGCAACGGCGCGATGTCGGCCGATCGTGGCCAGGTCGCCCTTGTTGAAATACGCGAAGGCGGTGCGCGACGTGCCGCGCAGGTCGTGCAGAATGGCCTTCGCTGCGTGCGCGCCCATCTGATTGGCGGCGGGTGCCACGGCCGGCACCGGCGTGCCGGCATCGGTGAGCACGGAGGCGATATCCCCGATGGCGAAGACATGCGGGTCGTTCGGCAACGAGAGATCGGGGGACACCACCACGCGCCCAACGCGATCGAGTGGAGCCCCGAGCTGCTTGCCGAGTGGCGACGCCTGATTGCCGGCGCCCCAGAATACGGTGTGCGCGAAGATGCGTTCACCCGACGCTACGGTCACGCCGGCGTCGTCGACGCTGGTGACCGCCGTGTTGGTCCGCACATCCACTCCCAGTTCGCGCAGGTCGCGCTCGGCGCGTGCACTGAGCGCTTCGGGGAACTGTGGCAGCAGTCGCGGGCCCGCTTCCAGCAACACGACGCGGGCGGAAGCGGGATCGATGCGCCGGAAGTCGTGCTTCATGGCTTTGCGCGTGATCTCGGGGATCATGCCCGCCAGCTCCACGCCGGTCGGCCCACCACCCACGATCACGAATGTCAGCAGCGCTTCGCGCTGACCGGCAGCGCTGGAGCGTTCGGCCGCTTCGAAGCTGAGCAGAAAGCGTCGTCGCATTTCGAGCGCGTCTTCGATGCTCTTGAGGCCCGGCGCGTTGCCCTCCCACTCCGGATGGCCGAAGTAGGCGTGTCGGGCGCCGCTCGCCACGATGAGGTAATCCCATGCGACGATGCTGCTGCCGCCGTCGAGGGTCAGCGTGTGCTGCGGCACATCGATACGGTCCACCTCCGCCATGATCACTGTGGCGTTCGGCTGATCGCGCAGCATCCAGCGGATCGGCACGGTGATGTCGGCCGGGTTGAGGACCGCCATGGCCACCTGATACAGGAGTGGCTGGAACAGGTGGTGATTCGTCCGGTCGATGAGCGTGATGCGCACATCGGCCGTGGCCAGCGTGCGAGCGGCGGTGAGTCCTGCAAAACCGCCACCGACGATGACCACATGTGGTCGAGGGTCGGTGGCGTGCATGCTGGTCACGCGCGTACTGGTGTTCGGTTCAGCCTTCACAACAGGCCCGGTGGCGAGGAGTGGTCATTCTATTTCGTCCAGAACACGAGACTCCCACAACCACCCAGTCCGGGCTGGAACTGCGCGGGGACCTGACCGGCCATGTACACCTCGATGCCCGCGATATCGTTCGGCCGGATGAAACCGTCGAGATCTCCGGACGTGAGTCCGTTCATCCACTGGCCGTTGATGTAGATCGCGGGCTCGCACCGATCTTCGAACAGGCCACGCATCATGACCTTCTCCTCCGCGTCCATGGTGCGGTCGAGAAACAGCCCGGGAACGGAGCGGAAGATCTCCGAGGTGGCGAAGGGCTGCCGCACCGCGATGTCGCGGGGCGTCAGGAACCGGCCAACGCTCGAACGGCGGCGCTCCTGAAAGCCCACCAGATTCTGGTCGACGGTCCGCGTGGCGCTGATCTTCATCGTGTCGAGCACCGACTTGAAGGTCGCAAGAGCAACGCGCAGCGGCGCGATACTGTCGACGATGTCCACCGCGCGACGCTCGGGATAGAAGCCCACGGCGCGGACTTCCAGCATGCGCGTGCCTGGCGGCGCATCGGTGAATGCCCACTCGCCCCGGTCATTGCTGCGGGTCTGCGGCCCCTCGACGATGCTGATCTGCGCGCCGCTCAATGGCCGCCCGTCGGCGGTGGCGCGCACGATTCCACTGAGGCGACCGTCCCCGACGTGCACGCGGCGTGCGCTGTCGGCGCCGGCGGCCACGCGGGCAGGGCCGAGGTACAGCTCGCGTCGCTGAAAGCCGGCGGCAGGCACCAGCACCTCAACCATCGCTGTGCTGTCGGCACCCTGCGTGGCCATGAGCATCAGTAGACCTGGGCCTGGCACGTTGCAGAGGGAGAACCATCCGTTCTCACGGGTGGTGGTCGTTCTCCGCGGCATGCGTCGCGTCATGCCCCCCGTGCCGAAGGTGAGCTCGATCCACTCGGCAATCACCGTCACGCCCGCCGCCGGCGCACGTCCGAGTGCCGAATGCACCGACCCGATCAACACGCCACCGGCGCTCTGTCCGCTCGGCGCGCCGCAGATAGCGGTGCGCAGCCGCGCGGGCGACGGCACGGCCAGATCCGCGTGAACGG
This region of Gemmatimonas groenlandica genomic DNA includes:
- a CDS encoding ArnT family glycosyltransferase; the encoded protein is MSAGVTPVVSRSMVVLAAAVALGHVFVNVISPFEFHRDEFLYLAMGEHLRLWRMDFPPFIAIVARVSRALFGDSLTAIRLAPALASALIVLLTGVASSVTVELVAAADSGLERERARAFSWVPWLAMIAVITSPVFLRPGNLFQPVVFDQLWWTAALLALLMRAHTRDIRWWIAIGAALGLGLLTKFSIAFIGVGIVAGTLFTPTRRDLLTRWPWLALLLALAIGSPSLVGQWLLAFPIRWQMRDLQAEQLGVRSPLAFFAEQPGLVGPAMLLALAGLVWLLLARAAAPMRAVGIAVVTSWLLLSLNHGKAYYGAPVYPMLFAAGALAIAVALPEWRAGSHSMWRKRIAFSIGAIMLLLWPVALPIALPILSPERTARYIAWLGVSGSTTTNYGTTLELPQDFADMLGWHSMVVALANEWRAMPEQDRADAVVLAGSYGRAGAIDFYGPRYGLPRVVSPAGSYWFFGPGTKPGRIVLALGLSKAELEPFMTQCDERRLIGTPLGVEEERAVPITRCIGPKSPLQMLWPALDPSHE
- a CDS encoding GNAT family N-acetyltransferase — translated: MTNTTADDRPASELIIRTATVTDAEALSEFAARVFHDTFAPDNDPMDLQAYLSDAFTPEKQAAEIADAACVCLVADMGGVFAGYALLRIGARDPIASRSNVGAPSVELQRFYVGHAWHGQGIAPRLMAACVGAARTAGGATLWLGVWERNARAIRFYAKQGFTDIGSQEFRLGSDLQTDRVMSRSVVNLDDVSA
- a CDS encoding c-type cytochrome is translated as MRSWVVMSVALLGSAVACARSAQEGAVQEARPIASAQGAAPRPQGPRRVPPTPMKLDTLRREAVAELMATLVGRENEPAGTVFKNVKLHKTMPAKEFVTMMDEQFGRGLGVNCTGCHMDNKDYASDARKDKIIALQMVKMQRDIDAKYIAKVKELDDPRPKTTCVMCHRGAGHLTTEMDVPTAPVPQRKRG
- a CDS encoding SET domain-containing protein, with the protein product MTDTSLPFEVRHSPIQGFGGYATRPIAAGTRIVEYAGERLTPEAAEARYPDVIGERHHTYLFAIDDEVVVDAAVNGNEARFLNHSCAPNCDAVFDDGRIWIDAIHDIEVGEELVYDYAYILPERHTPAAKKRFPCFCGAITCRGTILAKKR
- a CDS encoding DEAD/DEAH box helicase produces the protein MKQPDERDVAARNSERDVSETGFAALGLDPRIASALAALGYEEPTPVQRAAIPPLLEGRDVLAQAATGTGKTAAFALPLLSRVNTSAKGAERTSALILVPTRELAMQVAEAVHRYGKPMGVSALAVYGGSSMEMQVRALKRGVDVVIATPGRALDHIRRHTLQMTSLKTVVLDEADEMLDMGFAEDLEAILEATPKSRQTALFSATLPPRIASIAKRQLRDPVLVTIDREVVPDGEAARVRQVAYIVPRAHKMTALARVLDIEQPTSAIVFCRTRTEVDELSETLMARGLRADALHGGLSQDQRDRVMTKFRTKKTDLLIATDVAARGLDVKHVSHVVNFDVPADAESYVHRIGRTGRAGREGVAITLAEPREHRLLRNIERMTSQRIEIAQVPTVDDLRAHRLELVRTTLRETIMEGGLDKFRGIVESLAGEFDVMDIAAAAVKLFDSNDETDEPDIPAVQPRTDDRGSRDNSRGREGARDSAREGGRPSRGGEEEAPRGAKAAKRSKPEWSVARLWVGAGRKLKMRPGDLVGAIANEVGIDASVIGAIQIADGYSTVEVPEEIAEDIITALRNTTIKGKKVLVRRDRMR
- a CDS encoding NAD(P)/FAD-dependent oxidoreductase, with the protein product MKAEPNTSTRVTSMHATDPRPHVVIVGGGFAGLTAARTLATADVRITLIDRTNHHLFQPLLYQVAMAVLNPADITVPIRWMLRDQPNATVIMAEVDRIDVPQHTLTLDGGSSIVAWDYLIVASGARHAYFGHPEWEGNAPGLKSIEDALEMRRRFLLSFEAAERSSAAGQREALLTFVIVGGGPTGVELAGMIPEITRKAMKHDFRRIDPASARVVLLEAGPRLLPQFPEALSARAERDLRELGVDVRTNTAVTSVDDAGVTVASGERIFAHTVFWGAGNQASPLGKQLGAPLDRVGRVVVSPDLSLPNDPHVFAIGDIASVLTDAGTPVPAVAPAANQMGAHAAKAILHDLRGTSRTAFAYFNKGDLATIGRHRAVASIGAVKLQGNIAWLAWLFIHILYLAGFRNRITVFVQWAFQYITYQRGVRLITGTTAHRLLNTSRDRELARAEAGSMPPKL
- a CDS encoding MSCRAMM family protein, which gives rise to MGWFTLSPTLRTLVTVATLAACTAGHASAQPSVATQRAMVYGIVHDSVAVRPLGGAVVQLVADDTLANFGRTIVSDSTGRFSFDDVPAGRYTLGFFHPMLDSLGLEPILRTVAVTGASAVHADLAVPSPARLRTAICGAPSGQSAGGVLIGSVHSALGRAPAAGVTVIAEWIELTFGTGGMTRRMPRRTTTTRENGWFSLCNVPGPGLLMLMATQGADSTAMVEVLVPAAGFQRRELYLGPARVAAGADSARRVHVGDGRLSGIVRATADGRPLSGAQISIVEGPQTRSNDRGEWAFTDAPPGTRMLEVRAVGFYPERRAVDIVDSIAPLRVALATFKSVLDTMKISATRTVDQNLVGFQERRRSSVGRFLTPRDIAVRQPFATSEIFRSVPGLFLDRTMDAEEKVMMRGLFEDRCEPAIYINGQWMNGLTSGDLDGFIRPNDIAGIEVYMAGQVPAQFQPGLGGCGSLVFWTK